The following are from one region of the Flavobacteriaceae bacterium UJ101 genome:
- the ilvC gene encoding ketol-acid reductoisomerase (NADP(+)) (Belongs to the ketol-acid reductoisomerase family.; KEGG: mct:MCR_1546 ketol-acid reductoisomerase) produces MALNVYYDKDCDLNIIRSKKVAMIGFGSQGHAHAENLRDSGVDVIVGLREGGNSWIKASAKGFDVYPVAEATAKADVVMILLPDENQKAVYEAEIASNLKDGATIAFGHGFNILYKLIEPAEGINVMMVAPKAPGHTVRSEFVKGGGIPDLIAVEKDPSGDTKALALSYASAIGGGRTGIIETNFKDETETDLFGEQAVLCGGVTALVQAGFETLTEAGYPEEMAYFECLHELKLIVDLMFEGGIADMRYSISNTAEFGDYVSGPRVINDESKKAMKAILSEIQNGTFAKNFIKEGESGYPIMNQKRKETKEHLIEQTGARLREMMPWIKANKIVNQEKN; encoded by the coding sequence ATGGCGTTAAACGTATATTACGACAAAGATTGCGATCTAAATATCATTAGATCAAAGAAAGTAGCAATGATTGGTTTTGGATCTCAAGGGCATGCCCATGCTGAAAATTTAAGAGATTCAGGAGTAGATGTAATTGTAGGATTGCGTGAAGGAGGAAACTCATGGATTAAAGCTTCTGCTAAAGGTTTTGATGTATATCCAGTAGCTGAAGCAACAGCCAAAGCAGATGTGGTCATGATTTTATTACCAGATGAAAATCAAAAAGCAGTTTATGAAGCAGAAATTGCTTCCAATTTAAAAGATGGGGCAACGATTGCATTTGGTCATGGATTCAATATTTTATATAAATTGATTGAACCTGCAGAAGGAATTAATGTAATGATGGTAGCGCCTAAGGCTCCAGGTCATACAGTTCGTAGTGAATTTGTTAAAGGAGGAGGAATTCCTGATTTAATTGCAGTAGAAAAAGATCCTAGTGGTGATACCAAGGCTTTGGCATTATCGTATGCGAGTGCTATTGGTGGAGGTCGTACAGGGATTATTGAAACTAATTTTAAAGACGAAACAGAAACAGATTTATTTGGAGAGCAAGCTGTTCTATGTGGAGGTGTAACCGCTTTAGTACAAGCTGGTTTTGAAACTTTGACAGAAGCAGGATATCCAGAAGAAATGGCTTATTTTGAATGCCTACATGAATTAAAATTAATTGTGGATTTAATGTTTGAAGGAGGAATTGCTGATATGCGTTATTCAATTTCCAATACTGCGGAGTTTGGTGATTATGTAAGTGGTCCACGTGTAATTAATGATGAATCTAAAAAGGCAATGAAAGCTATCTTATCTGAAATTCAAAATGGAACTTTTGCTAAGAACTTCATTAAAGAAGGAGAATCAGGTTATCCAATTATGAATCAAAAACGAAAAGAAACGAAAGAACATCTTATTGAACAAACAGGTGCAAGACTTCGTGAAATGATGCCATGGATTAAAGCCAATAAAATAGTGAATCAAGAAAAAAATTAA